The following proteins are co-located in the Conyzicola lurida genome:
- a CDS encoding carbohydrate ABC transporter permease, with protein sequence MSAFLAWIAQLPPLAQIPLVIIAFLIVVALILFFIEIAPRSGKLYTGIRFAVCILAPLLVFLALGSVAWAAAVAAVIGGVFFILDYRSKEGGGYLFQLVGFLAPAILLLAVGLIYPSIKTIFDSFYSGRGTYVGFNNFIWLFTQPSAVRTVINTIVWVLFVPTLSTAFGLAYAVFIDKSRGEKFFKVLVFMPMAISFVGASIIWRFVYEIRPADQPQIGLLNQLVVWFGGEPVSWLSNSPWNTFFLIVVLIWIQTGFAMVVLSAAIKGVPTEQIEAAELDGTNAWQRFVNVTVPGIRPSLVVVLTTISIASLKVFDIVRTMTAGANETSVIANEMYTQFKSFESGRSAAFAVVLFLLVLPIVIYNARQIKKQREIR encoded by the coding sequence ATGTCCGCTTTCCTGGCCTGGATAGCGCAGCTCCCACCGCTGGCGCAGATCCCGCTCGTCATCATCGCCTTCCTCATCGTGGTCGCGCTCATCCTCTTCTTCATCGAGATCGCTCCCCGGTCCGGAAAGCTCTATACCGGCATCCGTTTCGCCGTCTGCATCCTCGCGCCCCTCCTCGTCTTCCTCGCCCTCGGTTCGGTGGCGTGGGCGGCCGCGGTCGCCGCGGTCATCGGCGGCGTCTTCTTCATCCTCGACTACCGGTCGAAGGAGGGCGGCGGCTACCTCTTCCAGCTGGTCGGGTTCCTCGCCCCCGCGATCCTGCTCCTCGCCGTCGGCCTGATCTACCCGTCGATCAAGACGATCTTCGACTCGTTCTACAGCGGCCGGGGAACCTACGTCGGCTTCAACAACTTCATCTGGTTGTTCACCCAGCCGTCGGCCGTGCGTACGGTGATCAACACGATCGTCTGGGTGCTCTTCGTGCCTACGCTGTCCACCGCCTTCGGTCTCGCCTACGCGGTGTTCATCGACAAGTCCCGCGGCGAGAAGTTCTTCAAAGTGCTCGTCTTCATGCCCATGGCCATCTCGTTCGTGGGCGCCAGCATCATCTGGCGTTTCGTCTACGAGATCCGCCCGGCCGACCAGCCCCAGATCGGACTCCTCAACCAGCTCGTCGTGTGGTTCGGCGGGGAGCCGGTCTCCTGGCTCTCCAACTCGCCGTGGAACACGTTCTTCCTCATCGTGGTGCTGATCTGGATCCAGACCGGATTCGCCATGGTCGTGCTGTCCGCGGCGATCAAGGGGGTACCGACCGAGCAGATCGAGGCGGCGGAGCTCGACGGCACCAACGCCTGGCAGCGCTTCGTCAACGTCACCGTGCCCGGCATCCGACCCTCGCTCGTCGTCGTGCTCACCACGATCTCGATCGCCTCGCTCAAGGTCTTCGACATCGTGCGCACCATGACCGCCGGCGCCAACGAGACCAGCGTCATCGCCAACGAGATGTACACGCAGTTCAAGAGCTTCGAGTCGGGCAGGTCGGCGGCGTTCGCCGTCGTGCTGTTCCTGCTGGTGCTCCCGATCGTCATCTACAACGCCAGACAGATCAAGAAGCAGAGGGAGATCCGATGA
- a CDS encoding carbohydrate ABC transporter permease, giving the protein MSAVQPIDLPVDAETRRQLRAGEAKVEAPVKRTKRRLTSRGATIASLIIAVLWTTPTLGLFISSFRPAGLVTTTGWWTIFQNPGFTLDNYTDVLAAGNSTLNLAGSFINSLAITIPATIFPLVFASLAAYAFAWIDFRGKNWLFIGVFALQVVPIQMALVPLLSLFSRGFAIGGTQIFPGLNAGGSYAQVWIAHTIFALPLAIFLLHNFISEIPREVIEAARVDGAGQGQIFFRIVLPLTMPAIASFAIFQFLWVWNDLLVALIFADGAVAPMTKLLAEITGARGQDWNLLTAGAFISILVPLIVFFALQRFFVRGLLAGSTKG; this is encoded by the coding sequence ATGAGCGCCGTCCAGCCGATCGACCTGCCGGTCGACGCAGAAACCCGCCGCCAGCTCAGGGCCGGCGAGGCGAAGGTCGAAGCTCCGGTCAAGCGCACCAAGCGCCGGCTCACCAGCCGCGGCGCGACCATCGCGTCGCTGATCATCGCCGTGCTCTGGACCACGCCGACCCTCGGCCTGTTCATCTCGTCGTTCCGTCCGGCAGGGCTCGTCACGACCACCGGCTGGTGGACGATCTTCCAGAACCCCGGATTCACGCTCGACAACTACACCGACGTTCTCGCAGCCGGAAACAGCACGCTCAATCTCGCCGGATCGTTCATCAACTCGCTCGCCATCACCATCCCGGCGACGATCTTCCCGTTGGTCTTCGCGAGCCTCGCCGCGTACGCCTTCGCCTGGATCGACTTCCGCGGCAAGAACTGGCTGTTCATCGGCGTCTTCGCGCTGCAGGTCGTGCCGATCCAGATGGCCCTCGTGCCGCTGCTCAGCCTGTTCTCGCGCGGGTTCGCCATCGGCGGCACGCAGATCTTCCCGGGCCTGAACGCCGGCGGATCCTACGCGCAGGTCTGGATCGCCCACACGATCTTCGCCCTGCCGCTCGCGATCTTCCTGCTGCACAACTTCATTTCCGAGATTCCCCGTGAAGTGATCGAAGCAGCGAGAGTGGATGGCGCGGGCCAAGGTCAGATCTTCTTCCGGATCGTCCTCCCGCTGACCATGCCCGCGATCGCGTCGTTCGCCATCTTCCAGTTCCTCTGGGTGTGGAACGACCTGCTCGTCGCGCTGATCTTCGCCGACGGCGCGGTCGCCCCGATGACCAAACTGCTCGCCGAGATCACCGGCGCCAGAGGCCAGGACTGGAACCTGCTCACGGCCGGCGCGTTCATCTCGATCCTCGTGCCGCTCATCGTGTTCTTCGCGCTGCAGCGCTTCTTCGTGCGCGGCCTGCTGGCGGGGTCGACGAAGGGGTAG
- a CDS encoding ABC transporter ATP-binding protein, which yields MSGMRGGGHGNRVSGGDVAAQKAVNAAAPKIPDLLGRIGALFAPHKRDLIVTIVLVLVSAALSVAPPLLTKQAFDLGLFPEGGPNMPVLLEIVGIMILIWVASSALGVWQTWLTATVGNKVMGALRVRLFTHLQSMELAFFTRTKTGIIQSRLQNDVGGVAGVLSNTISSVIGNTVTVLAALVSMLVLSWQLTLVAVVLLPILVFAQRRVGQVRARIATKTQESLSDMTAITQETLSVSGILLAKSFNRQQAESDRYDRENQNQIGLQVRQQMSGQWFFAMVGIFLSVIPAVVYVAAAWLITRDVPVTAGTIVAFTTVQARLSFPLLGLMRVALDLQTSSALFARIFEYLDLRPAITDAADAKDVDREGLGLVEFDDVVFRYPDASADSRATLGGVSFRIEPGQFAAFVGPSGAGKTTVSYLIPRLHDVSGGAVRFAGDDVRDLKQLSLVQNIGIVSQETYLFHASIADNLRYAKPDATDDELVAAATAANIHSTISSFPDGYDTLVGERGYRLSGGEKQRIAIARVLLKDPAVLILDEATSALDSISERVVQDALDTASRGRTTIAIAHRLSTVVDADVIFVVVAGEVAESGTHAELLAAKGKYWELYFDQNA from the coding sequence ATGAGTGGAATGCGCGGCGGCGGTCACGGAAACCGGGTGAGCGGCGGCGACGTCGCGGCGCAGAAGGCCGTCAACGCCGCGGCCCCGAAGATCCCCGACCTGCTGGGCCGCATCGGCGCCCTGTTCGCGCCGCACAAGCGCGACCTGATCGTGACGATCGTGCTCGTGCTGGTGAGCGCGGCCCTCAGCGTCGCGCCGCCGCTGTTGACCAAGCAGGCGTTCGACCTCGGGCTGTTCCCCGAGGGCGGGCCGAACATGCCCGTTCTGCTCGAGATCGTCGGCATCATGATTCTCATCTGGGTCGCGTCATCCGCCCTCGGTGTCTGGCAGACCTGGTTGACCGCTACCGTCGGCAACAAGGTGATGGGCGCCCTGCGGGTGCGGCTGTTTACCCACCTGCAGTCGATGGAACTCGCGTTCTTCACCCGTACCAAGACCGGCATCATCCAGTCGCGGCTGCAGAACGACGTCGGCGGGGTCGCGGGAGTGCTCAGCAACACGATCTCGAGCGTGATCGGCAACACCGTGACGGTGCTCGCGGCCCTCGTCAGCATGCTCGTGTTGAGCTGGCAGCTCACGCTCGTCGCCGTCGTCCTGTTGCCGATCCTCGTCTTCGCGCAGCGCCGCGTCGGCCAGGTGCGGGCGCGCATCGCCACCAAGACGCAGGAGTCGCTGAGCGACATGACGGCGATCACGCAGGAGACGCTGAGCGTCTCGGGCATCCTGCTGGCGAAGAGCTTCAACCGCCAGCAGGCCGAGAGCGACCGCTACGACCGCGAGAACCAGAACCAGATCGGCCTGCAGGTGCGCCAGCAGATGAGCGGCCAGTGGTTCTTCGCCATGGTGGGCATCTTCCTCTCCGTCATCCCGGCCGTCGTCTACGTGGCGGCCGCCTGGCTGATCACCCGCGACGTGCCCGTGACCGCGGGCACCATCGTCGCCTTCACCACCGTGCAGGCCCGGCTGAGCTTCCCGCTGCTCGGGCTGATGCGCGTCGCCCTCGACCTGCAGACCTCGTCGGCGCTGTTCGCCCGCATCTTCGAGTACCTCGACCTGCGCCCGGCGATCACCGACGCTGCCGACGCGAAAGACGTCGACCGCGAGGGGCTGGGGCTGGTCGAGTTCGACGACGTCGTGTTCCGCTACCCCGACGCCTCGGCCGACAGCCGTGCCACCCTCGGCGGAGTCTCCTTCCGCATCGAGCCGGGCCAGTTTGCCGCCTTCGTCGGACCGTCGGGTGCCGGCAAGACGACGGTGTCATACCTGATCCCGCGTCTGCACGACGTGTCGGGCGGCGCCGTGCGGTTCGCCGGCGACGACGTGCGCGACCTGAAGCAGCTGTCGCTCGTACAGAACATCGGCATCGTGAGCCAGGAGACCTACCTGTTCCACGCGTCGATCGCCGACAACCTGCGGTACGCGAAGCCGGACGCGACCGACGACGAACTGGTGGCCGCGGCGACGGCGGCCAACATCCACTCGACGATCTCGTCGTTCCCCGACGGGTACGACACGCTCGTGGGCGAGCGTGGCTACCGGCTGAGCGGCGGTGAGAAGCAGCGCATCGCCATCGCCCGGGTGCTGTTGAAAGACCCGGCAGTTCTTATTCTGGATGAAGCGACCAGCGCCCTCGACTCGATCTCCGAGCGCGTGGTGCAGGACGCCCTCGACACCGCGTCGCGCGGACGCACGACGATCGCGATCGCCCACCGGCTGTCGACGGTGGTCGACGCCGACGTCATCTTCGTGGTTGTCGCGGGCGAGGTCGCCGAGAGCGGCACGCACGCCGAACTTCTTGCGGCGAAGGGCAAGTACTGGGAGCTGTACTTCGACCAGAACGCCTAG
- a CDS encoding DUF3105 domain-containing protein, with protein sequence MASNNPANPSVKEQREAKRAAKVAVLKKQQAKEKRNRRIAIIIGSVAAVAVVALIISFVVVTAKPDVDPDDIAISGIETFDDLPNTHVTTAVDYEATYGATPPAGGNHAGAWLNCGVYSEEQQNENAVHSLEHGAVWVTYDPEALSESEVQTLRDAMPSTYTILSPYPGLPAPVVASGWGVQVQLDGVDDPRLADFITKYRQADTVPEPGAVCTGAIDGPGRVS encoded by the coding sequence ATGGCCAGCAACAACCCCGCCAACCCCTCAGTCAAGGAGCAGCGCGAGGCAAAACGTGCCGCAAAGGTGGCGGTGCTGAAGAAGCAGCAGGCCAAGGAGAAGCGCAACCGTCGCATCGCGATCATCATCGGCAGCGTCGCGGCCGTCGCCGTCGTCGCCCTGATCATCTCGTTCGTGGTCGTCACCGCGAAGCCCGACGTCGACCCCGACGACATCGCGATCTCGGGCATCGAGACCTTCGACGATCTGCCTAACACCCATGTCACGACCGCGGTCGACTACGAGGCGACCTACGGCGCCACGCCGCCCGCCGGCGGCAACCACGCCGGTGCCTGGCTCAACTGCGGCGTCTACAGCGAAGAGCAGCAGAACGAGAACGCGGTGCACTCCCTCGAGCACGGCGCCGTCTGGGTCACCTACGACCCCGAGGCGCTGAGCGAGTCCGAGGTCCAGACCCTGCGCGACGCCATGCCGAGCACCTACACGATCCTCTCGCCGTACCCGGGCCTCCCCGCCCCCGTCGTCGCCTCCGGTTGGGGCGTGCAGGTGCAGCTCGACGGCGTCGACGACCCGCGCCTCGCCGACTTCATCACCAAGTACCGCCAGGCCGACACCGTCCCGGAGCCCGGCGCGGTCTGCACCGGCGCCATCGATGGACCCGGAAGAGTCTCCTAG
- a CDS encoding DUF305 domain-containing protein, producing the protein MDPEESPSGGRRLRRIIAVVVASVLVIVAAFAAGSLSAPVVSAPSTTSVEAGFARDMQTHHAQAVEMALIIRDNTDDEEIRLLAYDIATSQSQQSGQMNGWLALWDLPQTASEPTMTWMSRPPLTGGDAHSGMGMTDGETEHEPGGVMPGMATEDQLAELRSLSGVEAEKLFLTLMIAHHRGGVEMADAVLARSKERVVVNLATAMANAQTGEIAYMEELLDSRP; encoded by the coding sequence ATGGACCCGGAAGAGTCTCCTAGCGGCGGCCGACGTCTGCGGCGCATCATCGCCGTGGTCGTCGCCTCCGTGCTCGTTATCGTCGCGGCGTTCGCCGCCGGCAGTCTTTCGGCTCCTGTCGTCAGTGCCCCCTCGACCACCAGCGTCGAGGCCGGATTCGCCCGCGACATGCAGACCCACCACGCGCAGGCCGTCGAGATGGCGCTCATCATCCGCGACAACACCGACGACGAAGAGATCCGCCTGCTCGCGTACGACATCGCCACGTCGCAGTCGCAGCAGAGCGGCCAGATGAACGGCTGGCTCGCCCTGTGGGACCTCCCGCAGACGGCGTCCGAACCGACGATGACATGGATGTCGCGGCCGCCGCTCACCGGCGGTGACGCCCACTCCGGCATGGGGATGACCGACGGCGAGACCGAGCACGAGCCCGGCGGCGTGATGCCCGGGATGGCGACCGAGGATCAGCTCGCAGAACTGCGGTCGCTCAGCGGCGTCGAGGCCGAGAAGCTCTTCCTGACCCTGATGATCGCGCACCACCGCGGCGGCGTCGAGATGGCCGATGCTGTGCTGGCCCGCAGCAAGGAACGCGTCGTGGTCAACCTAGCGACGGCGATGGCGAACGCGCAGACCGGCGAGATCGCCTACATGGAGGAACTGCTCGACTCCCGCCCGTAA
- a CDS encoding cystathionine beta-synthase — MKFANTVLDLVGNTPLVRLNSVTTGIAATVLAKVEYLNPGGSSKDRIATRIIDAAERDGLLKPGGTIVEPTSGNTGIGLALVAQQRGYRCVFVLPDKVGEDKRNVLTAYGAEIVVTPTAVEPSSPESYYSVSDRLAREIPGAFKPNQYSNPNGPLSHYETTGPEIWRDTDGQVTHFVAGVGTGGTISGVGRYLKEVSGGAVTIIGADPEGSVYSGGTGRPYLVEGVGEDFWPTAYDPTVVDQIIASSDAESFEYTRRLAREEGLLVGGSSGLAVASALKAAKDLPAEAVVVILLPDGGRGYLGKIFNEKWMQSYGFTQISAEKTVADVISQKTGNLPDLVHVHPSDTVRDAVKIMAEYDISQLPVLTAEPPVVMGEVTGAVDERALLDDVFSGRAQMTDSIAKFVGAPLGLIGVHEPVSSARTALAKADALLVVSDGKPVGVLTRQDLLTFLTA; from the coding sequence ATGAAGTTTGCAAATACGGTGCTCGATCTCGTGGGCAACACCCCGCTCGTGCGCCTGAACAGCGTGACGACCGGCATCGCCGCGACCGTTCTCGCCAAGGTCGAATACCTCAACCCGGGTGGTTCGTCGAAAGACCGCATCGCGACGCGCATCATCGACGCCGCCGAGCGCGACGGTCTGCTGAAACCCGGCGGCACGATCGTCGAACCGACGAGCGGAAATACCGGAATCGGCCTGGCCCTCGTGGCCCAGCAGCGCGGCTATCGCTGTGTGTTCGTGCTGCCCGACAAGGTGGGGGAGGACAAGCGCAACGTGCTCACCGCCTACGGCGCGGAGATCGTCGTGACCCCGACCGCCGTCGAACCGTCGAGCCCCGAGTCGTACTACAGCGTCTCCGACCGCCTCGCCCGTGAGATCCCGGGGGCGTTCAAGCCGAACCAGTACTCCAACCCCAACGGGCCGCTCAGCCACTACGAGACCACGGGCCCCGAGATCTGGCGCGACACCGACGGCCAGGTGACGCACTTCGTCGCCGGCGTCGGCACGGGCGGCACGATCAGCGGTGTCGGCCGCTACCTCAAGGAGGTGTCGGGCGGCGCGGTCACCATCATCGGCGCGGACCCCGAGGGATCGGTGTACTCGGGCGGCACCGGCCGCCCGTACCTCGTCGAGGGAGTCGGCGAAGACTTCTGGCCGACCGCGTACGACCCCACCGTCGTGGACCAGATCATCGCGTCATCCGACGCCGAGTCCTTCGAATACACGCGCCGCCTCGCACGCGAGGAGGGCCTGCTGGTCGGAGGCTCGAGCGGCCTCGCCGTTGCCTCGGCGCTCAAGGCCGCGAAGGACCTGCCGGCCGAGGCCGTAGTGGTGATCCTGCTGCCCGACGGCGGGCGCGGCTACCTCGGCAAGATCTTCAACGAGAAGTGGATGCAGTCGTACGGCTTCACCCAGATCTCGGCCGAGAAGACGGTCGCCGACGTGATCAGCCAGAAAACCGGCAACCTGCCCGACCTCGTGCACGTGCACCCGAGCGACACGGTGCGCGACGCGGTCAAGATCATGGCCGAGTACGACATCTCGCAGCTGCCGGTGCTCACCGCCGAACCGCCCGTCGTGATGGGCGAGGTCACCGGTGCCGTCGACGAGCGCGCCCTGCTCGACGACGTGTTCAGCGGCCGCGCGCAGATGACCGACTCGATCGCGAAGTTCGTCGGCGCTCCGCTCGGCCTCATCGGCGTGCACGAGCCGGTCTCGTCCGCCCGCACCGCCCTCGCCAAGGCGGACGCGCTCCTGGTGGTGAGCGACGGCAAGCCCGTCGGCGTGCTCACCCGCCAGGACCTACTCACCTTCCTCACCGCCTAA
- a CDS encoding ABC transporter substrate-binding protein, producing the protein MSSILHRRLAAPLAVFAIAGLALSGCAVDETNGGSASGGGPGDAGTVDGVVTVYGTIADTEADLLEESWADWEEENDIDIKYESSKEFEAQIGIRAQGGSAPDIAIFPQPGLLSDLASRNYIQPAPQEVADNVAEYWSEDWAGYATTGDTLYGAPLMASVKGWVWYSPSEFAANGWTEPTTWDELLTLTQTMAETKGKAPWCAGFGSEAATGWPGTDWVEDLVLRQAGPEVYDQWVSHDIPFTDPAIQTALDSVGEILLNPEYVNAGYGGVESINTTTFQDVARVLGNGECSLHHQASFYDGFIQDPENGNATVGPDADIWAFMTPSIEAGGNAVVGGGEIVGAFSNDEETVKVTEYLSSPEWANSRVSLGGVLSANSGLDPESAESPILQEAIKILQDPETTFRFDASDLMPGAVGSAAFFTGIVDWINGKPSDEVLSQIDAAWPSE; encoded by the coding sequence ATGAGTTCCATCCTGCATCGCCGTCTCGCGGCCCCCCTGGCAGTCTTCGCCATCGCCGGTCTCGCACTGTCCGGATGCGCCGTCGACGAGACCAACGGCGGCTCAGCCTCCGGCGGAGGTCCCGGCGACGCCGGAACCGTCGACGGAGTCGTGACCGTCTACGGCACCATCGCCGACACCGAGGCCGATCTGCTCGAAGAATCCTGGGCGGACTGGGAAGAAGAGAACGACATCGACATCAAGTACGAGTCGAGCAAGGAGTTCGAGGCGCAGATCGGTATTCGCGCACAGGGCGGCAGCGCGCCCGACATCGCGATCTTCCCGCAGCCCGGCCTGCTGTCCGACCTCGCCAGCCGTAATTACATCCAGCCCGCTCCGCAGGAAGTCGCCGACAACGTCGCCGAGTACTGGTCGGAAGACTGGGCGGGCTACGCCACCACGGGCGACACCCTCTACGGTGCTCCGCTCATGGCGAGCGTCAAGGGCTGGGTCTGGTACTCGCCCTCCGAGTTCGCCGCGAACGGCTGGACCGAACCCACCACCTGGGACGAGCTGCTCACTCTCACGCAGACGATGGCGGAGACCAAGGGCAAAGCGCCGTGGTGTGCCGGATTCGGCTCCGAGGCAGCTACCGGTTGGCCGGGCACCGACTGGGTCGAAGACCTCGTCCTGCGCCAGGCCGGTCCCGAGGTCTACGACCAGTGGGTCAGCCACGACATCCCGTTCACCGACCCGGCCATCCAGACGGCTCTCGACTCCGTGGGTGAGATCCTGCTCAACCCGGAGTACGTGAACGCCGGCTACGGCGGAGTCGAGTCGATCAACACGACGACGTTCCAAGACGTCGCCCGTGTGCTCGGCAACGGCGAGTGCTCGCTGCACCACCAGGCGTCGTTCTACGACGGGTTCATCCAGGACCCCGAGAACGGCAACGCCACGGTCGGACCGGACGCCGACATCTGGGCCTTCATGACCCCCTCGATCGAGGCCGGCGGCAACGCGGTCGTCGGTGGCGGTGAGATCGTCGGTGCGTTCTCCAACGACGAGGAGACCGTCAAGGTCACCGAGTACCTCTCCAGCCCCGAATGGGCGAACAGCCGCGTCTCCCTCGGCGGCGTGCTGAGCGCCAACTCGGGACTCGACCCGGAGAGCGCCGAGAGCCCGATCCTGCAGGAGGCCATCAAGATCCTGCAGGACCCCGAGACGACCTTCCGTTTCGACGCCTCCGACCTCATGCCGGGCGCTGTCGGATCGGCGGCGTTCTTCACGGGCATCGTCGACTGGATCAACGGCAAGCCGAGCGACGAGGTCCTGTCGCAGATCGACGCCGCGTGGCCGTCTGAGTAA